One Nicotiana tomentosiformis chromosome 4, ASM39032v3, whole genome shotgun sequence genomic window carries:
- the LOC104094111 gene encoding uncharacterized protein yields MAWRASSMQIDIAIRGGTRPNWIREDVWSQLLAKWNTLEWKKKSEHAKLNRASTKGGALHTRGSISFAAHRLRMEKERGGDVTYAEVFAETHKKKKKDDTREGWVESHASETFDKYHIDLDALRQTHPEGTQLALEDMTVIWNRRLVA; encoded by the exons ATGGCTTGGAGGGCCAGTTCAATGCAGATAGATATCGCTATAAGAGGTGGCACCAGGCCTAATTGGATACGTGAAGATGTTTGGAGTCAGCTCTTGGCAAAGTGGAACACCCTTGAGTGGAAGAAGAAGAGTGAACATGCAAAGTTAAACAGAGCTTCTACTAAGGGTGGAGCATTGCATACTAGAGGTTCTATTAGTTTTGCAGCCCATCGTTTGAGAATG GAAAAGGAACGTGGGGGAGATGTGACTTATGCTGAGGTCTTTGCGGAGACtcacaagaagaagaagaaggacgaCACACGAGAAGGATGGGTCGAATCGCATGCTTCAGAGACATTT GACAAGTATCATATTGATCTTGATGCATTGCGACAAACTCACCCTGAAGGAACTCAGCTGGCCTTGGAGGATATGACTGTAATTTGGAACAGGCGGCTGGTGGCGTGA